The nucleotide window TGTATTTCTGTACCGTTGGAGTAGTCGTATGACCCAAAAAGGGGCTAGACTAGGCTGATGATTGGTTCGACTCGGGGGGTCACATACTcgcgtgccgccggccccagTTCGGCCACTGTCCACATGGGtacctccccccccccggtaTGCGGGTGTTGAAAACAATAACACAGAACACACCTTGATACGACTTCTACACCACCTGGGCTTGCACAGGCGGTGCTTTTTGTTTTTGGCACCTACTTGCCCGATGTTGGCCATCATGGTGGTGCCGTGATCCGAGCTGCCTCGTGTCCGTCTTGTCTCTCCCACCGCAGGCATTCTACTGCTACGTACGGAGTACTGTACTTGGTACTTGGTACCTCGAGGGGCGAGGGACTCGCAGCAGGGAAAATTCAATTCGCATCGAATATCGGACGCATCGGGAATCTTGATGTGGCTGCTCTTTGGGCCGATTCAAACGTCGTACCGTCGCAACGTAGTAGGAAGTAGGTCCTCGTACGCGATGGACAcgcagccccctccccgtgagaagaaaagaaaggaaagaaTGAAAGAATGAAAGAAAGAGCCAAACCCCGGCGCCACTGTCAGGGGATCGGTTCAGGGGAGGCAGACTGGTGCGTTTGTTGGAATCCATCCTTGCATTTGGCCAGTGCACAGGAGTAAGCTTGACGAGCGCGCCCGTCACACCCAACAGTGGCAATTTCGTGCCCGGTGCCACCACTTCACTTCACTGGATGTCCTCGTGTCTCCTTGCCGCACTGGGGCTAGTCAGGTTCTCGGTTGTCACCAACTTGGGGAGGGTCTCGCTCAGACTGCGGGttgcgccgtgccgcccctCAGCCCCAAGCgagagccgcccgccgcctcaacTTCTCGTAAACGGTCAAACAAAGTCTTCCCACCCGCGTCGGATTCGCAAAGGCAACCGCGTCAAACTTGGGTCAGATGGTCTGTTGACGGCTTGCAAAATCGACATGGCCGTCGACCTGATGCTtcggggcgcgcgcgtgctcTTCGCGGCCCTCCGACTTCTCGCTCTTGCCGTTGTCACTCGTTTGAATCGCAGATTTCTCCATGGCATCGTCACTCGCTTCGCTTGCCGCTCCTTCGTCTTTTCTGTCGCAGCTGTCTCGACCCTCAGCGCCAAAGCAGTGCACATCTACGCCCACCACACAGCACTAAACGCAACCGACCTGCTCTTCTGGGGCTTTTCCTTCTTCACCCAAGACACGACATTCCTGCTCCTTGTGCGACTCCTGCTCGACGAAAAACTCGCTGCGAATCGACGCTGGCTCCGCGTGCTTGGCGTGACTCTGGCGACTATTCTCGCTACTGTTACCTACAGCCTGGCATCGGCGAACATCTCATTCTTCGCCGTAGCGGGCTCCGAGGTTCACTGGCGCAACATTGGCTTCGTTGGCGACAAATCCTCGCGCAAGGTGCTGCTCTCCGGGCTGGCATCGTcgatcctcgtcggcgtcgccttgATTGCCCTGAGCTGGATTGTGCAGGACTACTTGTTTGCCGCTGCCAGCCTTGCCCAGACCCTTGTCGCGTGGCCTTTTACTCGTCTTCTCTCCCTCATTCGACGTTTCCTACCGACCGGCCCGAAATATACCTACCTCCAACatcgtgatgatgacgacgatcaGGATCTTGAGTTGAAGGGCGAGCTTGACCACGAGGGCGATGCTCTGCCATCCAGCTCGAGGTGGCCAAAGATCGCTCTTGGCGCTGTAATCATTGTGCAAGTGCTTTCGTCCATCATCCGGCCCGGGGAAAGCTCTTTGGTGTTCTTGTCATGGACCATGATATTGCTTCCGTGGGTCGATTACGCCCACTCCTCACCAAgtctcgccggcctgctccCATTCTACGGAAACGGCATTAATCGCCATTGGGATGACCGCACGGCGCTTACGAAACCGCCACCGTTTTCTTGGCTTCCCAAGGAGGGGCCAGTTGCCGGCTTCGAGGACTGGTATTCTCCGAACAGTGAACACTACAGCGCAGCGAAGGATCCGCTCAAGATCTCGAATCTCGAAGACTCTCTGCTACCACAGCTCCGTGGACAGCTAGCGGGCATCAACATCCGCCATGTGCTACTGTTGAAGCTCGAAAGCACCAGAAAGGACGTTTTTCCAATCAAGAAGAACGGCTTCATCTGGAACAAGTTCGCCAACACCTTCCCGGACAAGAAATTGTCTAAGAAGGCTGAGGAGAGACTCGCAACGCTGACGAAGACTGCCAACTTCCTAACCGGGGATTACAATGATGGCTTTGAGCACAAGGAGAAAAAGCGGCGCGGTGGCATCAGCTTCAACAATGCCTATACGACAGCGACTTATACTCTAAAGAGTATGACTGGGACACTTTGTGGCATCACCCCTCTTGTTGCCGACTTCAATGTCGAGTATCAGAACCACATCTACcagccttgcctgcctcAAATCCTTGATGTGTTCAATACGCTTGAGGGAGCCAACTCCACGAGTGACTTCACCTCCTTGAAATGGAGATCCAGCATGATTCAGTCCATCACCGATACCTACGATAAACAGCACGAGCAGATGCCCTTCCTTGGCTACAAACCAGAGAACTTTGTCTACAAGGAGTATCTACAGAGCAAAGATGCGAAGTTCGGCGCCGTGAAACTGCCCGAGATCAATTATTACGGCATGGCCGAAATCGCCGTTGAGGACTACATGCGAGACGCGTTTGTAATGGCGCGAGAGAAGAACGAACGGGTTTTCCTATCACATTTCACGAGCACAACACATCATCCATTCGCAATCCCCGAAGAAGAGGAGTACGTCGAGCTTTCGAACGATGGTCTCGGAGATCTATCACACTACGTCAACTCCGTTGGGTACGTCGACCGCTGGCTGAATCGCATCAtgggcatcctcgacgaACAGCATGTCGCAAACGAGACGCTGGTTATTCTGGTGGGAGACCATGGAATCTCCGTAGCGGAGAATAACGGCGTGACGCCCTACTTTAACCCGAATATTGGCAACTTCCACGTGCCGTTAGTCATCTCCCACCCTGACTTGCCGCATATCGACATCGATGATGCAGTCGAGTCATTGCAGATTCTTCCAACTATCTTGGATGTGCTTCTCGAGACGGGGTCGTTGTCGCATGCGCAAAccaaggctgccgaggaTCTGATCCGCAACTACGAGGGCCAGTCTCTTATCCGACCCCTGCGAAAGGTTTCCGACGAGCAGTCAGGAAGCCATGGGTACTGGCAGTTCACAGTCATGAACCCAGGTCGTGCCATGCTCGCCGTGCGCGATGCCCGCGACTCGAATCGGCGAttggtggtgccggtggTTGAGAATGTGGAGTGGCGGTATACGGACCTCGGCCCAGACCCGCACGAGGAGAACCCGACAGTTGCATTCGACTTCTTCTCATGCTTGCAAAAGATCAAGGAGAAGCATGGTATCGAGTCGGCGAAGTGGGCGGAAGAGGCTGCTTTCATGGCGCGCTGGTGGGTGGAGGAGAACAGGAAACGATATAGATACGACTCGGCATATATCCAGAACAACTAATAGATCTCTGGTTTAGCGTTGTATTATATACATTCATTTATGTCGTTAATCCAATTAAAAAAAATGCGCTCGTGTAAAATATTATTACTCCTGGACTATTCGATTCACTCTTGCCTCTTTCACCCTACTCTGCTTATCCAAGAGATATGACCATGCACGTTGGCGCTCACCCACTGCATGACACAACCATCGAAGTGGTTGCCCACATAGGACCTTGCTCAACACAACGAGTCTCTGTACATCGCCCAAGGATCGATCACCTTACAAGCGCAACCGCCTCTCCTTCAAATATTCGTAATCAGGCATCGCGTCTCGCACCCATTTCTCGAGCTGCTGAGCCCGCGCGAGTCCAAACTCCTCCACCCACTTCTTTGCCTCGGCAGTGATGCTGATGCTAGCGGCCGACTTGTCTGGTATGATGCCGTTTGAAGCGTTCAGTGTCGACAGCATGATCTGTCCCCTGGCCGACAGCCTTTCCTTCTGCTCTTGCGTGATCGGGGCCCAACTAGACCGAACCCGATCAGGATCCAGTCCGAGTAGAGCAGCAAACGTCTCGACAACCTGAGGGTTGGCTATCACATCATCGGCGTCAAGAACCAACGGTCGTGAGGAGATGCCATTTTCCGAAGCCGCGCCATTTCTGTTCCTCTCATTGAGCTCTGTCGCGAGATCGTATAGTCTTCGACTCCACCTGATTGTCATGTACACGAGCAGGTGGTTTGCTGCCCCCTTCGGGAACTCATTGTCTGGCATATCGTTCAAACGAATCCTATAGAGCGATGGGAATGCCAGGGCCGGGTGCCTCACGATAAAGGCAAGCGTCCATTGCCGGAGATATGCGTCGGAGAACATCGTGTCGTTCAACGGCGAGTACCCGTCTGGTGCCTTCATGTTCTCAGAGCCGGTCTCGTCGATACGCCATCGCTTTCCCTTTGCATTTGCTTGTCCAAAAATGAAGTCGCTTATGACGTTGGGGTCTGTCAAAAACGTAGCATGTTCTTTGATAAAAGTAATCTTCCCTTGGGAGTCACCGGCAGCCCGGGTCTTCTCCAATGCGTCGAacccgtcgagggcggcttgTCGAAGGCGCTGCTCGTTGTCACCCCACTGGCCAAGTGGTTTGTCCCATAGATTTCCTTCGAGTGAGAGGAGAGCCATCTCTTTTAGATGGTAGCCGCGGCTCTGATTTCGAGAAACATCAGGCTGGTCGTCCAGGCCTAGCATCCGAACCAAGAGGTTCGACGCTGATCGCGGATACGAGATCAACAATACCCGTCGTGAATCGGCCATTTTGACAACTCGGATGTGGTGAAACCGACTTTCAGATCGTTGCGAAGGGCTCCTGAGGCTTACATGTGCCGATGAAAATGCCCTGTTAAACCTCGATTTCCTCCTCCAAGTAGTGCTGGCAACTTCTTTGCTGAGTAATCATAAACACTTACACCAAGAAATGAGCAGATCTAATACATGAGAGAGACAAGTTGATTATAAATCAATGTATTACCCAATCGTACAAGGGCTTGTCCTTCGTCGGCTGCTGGGCATACGTGTCAGTCGACTTCGTGGTTTCAAGGTCAGACCTAAACGCATACAGTACAAGCTTGCCTCTTTTCTGTGACTTTGCGCTTGCTATTCCATCTCACAATTCCCGCCAAAGATGTAATCTTGCGAAAATGTCATGGCGGAAACCTGAGTCCGAATTGTAGCGAATGTTCCGCTGGCTGGCACCAGGTAACGCCACTTGTGCCACCAGACATGCATGAATCAACAACTTTTTGACGGTAGCTCGAGTAAGACGGGCCGGTAAAACCGGAAGAGTCGGCACAAACCGAAAATAAAATTCGGGTCTCAGAAGGGGCGCTTTTTCATGTCGCTCCGTGCCCGCTGGCCCATCAAACACATGCAGGCTGCCCGAGACACGGACTTTTTTTCTTTGTCAAGATTATTGAACCTCAACACTGGGTATCGGCCCCGCCATCAAATAAAAATACAGAGCTTCACTACAAACTTCCGTCTCCCCTGTCCCTTCGCCACCATGGCATACAATTTCACAGACCTTGTTAGCCATGGGGCTCGAGTATGCCATTGGTCCTGCCATGTTAGGTGAAAGCGACCACCCCTCCCACCATGGCGGCACAATCGCGCGATCGTTCCAGTGAGTGCGATATTATAGCCAGGACGCAAGGACAAGGAAGACGCCGATAGGCAAAGCCTGCTGTCCTGTTTACAATACGCTTCCAAAGGCATTGTTTGACCTGGATCCTTGTCAAATTGAGTGCGAAAGGAAGGGGTCAGGGACATATAAGCACATGTCGCGAGTGAGGTGGATCGCTCAACAGTTGAGGCATAAGTTGAGGGGCACTACCCCTCTTGTCAGTCAATCAATCAAGCAGTTTTCGCCATACACTACTAGAGAGTCTTGACCCTATAAGCTCAGCTACTAGTGATGCACGAGCATGGCGCGCTGAGCCTGCCGGTGGAGGACTTCGCTTGTACGAAATATTGGCCCACAACCTCATCGCGTTGGACAAAGGCGGGACATGATTGGGCTCCGGCAGTTTGGAAGACTGTACCAACACTCCGCTCCCAGGATCCTTTCCCAACTTCTTGGGCGACAGTGGAGACTTCTAGTTCCCCCCATTCCCTGATTTAGACCTGGTTTAAGTTGGGATCGAGATGGCGAACGACACTGCCAAATCTTATTAGTATGGCGCTCGGCGCCAGTCGCAGCCAGGATTGCCGTCTGCTTCTCAGCACTCACAACCGAGCACTACAAGATTGGTTGCGTACCTAGATGCGGCTCGGCCCGTCACGAAGTAGACACCATGGCGCGACAGAATGCAACCCCCGAAAATatgacgatgatgcaggGGTTTGAGTGGTATGTGCCGGCTGATCAAAAACACTGGAAGCGCCTCGCGGAGCAAATCCCGCAACTGAAGGCCTGGGGCATCGACAACATTTGGATACCTCCTGGGTACGTGCATTCTGCCATAACCATTAGGCTAATGGCTAACAGCCCAGGTAGCTGCAAGGCTTCCAGCAAGGATGGCAATGGCTATGACATTTATGACTTGTAAGGGCTTTCAATCTCCTGGATCTGCGCAGTAATTGACGGTGGTTAGATATGACATTGGCGAATTTGACCAAAAGGGCTCCGTGGGTACGAAATGGGGCACCAAGGCGGAGCTTGAGACACTCTGCAGGACCGCGAATGACAACGGCGTTGGCATTTACTGGGATGCCGTGCTCAACCATCGCTTCGCTGCTGACCACAGAGAGAAGTGCGAAGCAGTGGAGGTCGATCCCGACGACCGAACCAAGGTTGTTAGTGACCCTTATGAGATTGACGCCTGGGTGGGCTATGACTTTCCCGGCAGAGGCGACACGTACAGCAAGCAAAAGTACCATTGGTATCACTTCAGCGGCGTCGACTACAATGCAGCGAACAAGAAGTCGGCCATCTATAAGATTCTCGGTGAGAAGTCAGACGGGCAGTGGGCAGAGACGCCGGACGTCGATGACGAAAAGGGCAATTAGTGAGTCCCAGTTGGACATACAGCCATGTTCCGGTGCAGCATCTGACAGTTGAACTCCAGTGACTACCTCATGGGGTCAGACTTGGACTACGACCACCCGGAAGTTGAGGCGGACGTCCTGGCCTGGGGTAAATGGTTAGCCGACACTCTGCCCCTCAAAGGCATGCGCTTTGATGCCATCAAGCACTTCAGCGCCGAATTTCTTGAGAAATTCGTGAAGCAGATGGACGAAAAGTACGGCAAGGGCTGGTTCTTCGTTGGCGAATTCTGGAAAGACAGCCTCGAAGACATGCACAGCTACCTTGACCGGATGGACAAAAAGTTCTCGCTATTCGACGCGCCTCTCGTGCACAACTTTAGCGCCATCAGTCAAGCCGACGGTGCGGACATTCGCCAAGTGTTCGACAATACCCTAGTACAGTCCAGTCCCGTGAACGCTGTCGTGAGTGCTGACCTGTATGCCGCGCTGCACGTGTTGATCGTGAGCTGACACACGCCTAGACTCTCGTTATGAACCACGACACGCAGCCCTACCAGGCCCTTGAGGCCCCAATCGCCGATTGGTTCAAGCCCATCGCATACTCATTGATACttctgcgcggcgagggctaTCCCTGCGTTTGGTACGGCGACGTCTATGGCATCAAGGGCGAGCACGAGTTCCCACCTTCATGTGGAGGCATGCTTCCGCACTTGATGCTCGCGAGAAAGCTCTACGCCTACGGGAAGCAGGCAGACTACTTCGACTACGCTACATGTTTGGGCTGGGTGCGATACGGCACCCACGACAGGCCGGCGGGAATGGCGGTCGTACTCAGCAATGCGGGCCCTGGAGCCAAGCGGATGCATGTCGGCGAGATGCACGCAGGTGAAAAATGGACTGATGTTTTGGGCTGGGCAGATGGTGAGGTCGTCATTGGAGAGGATGGCTTTGGCGACTTTACATGTGGGCAATGCAGTGCGAGCGTCTGGGTGCGGTGCAATGCGGCTGGGCGGGACAGGTTCAACGAGACAAAATTGTGAGTTTGCTTCAGCCGAGATCTTCGATGGATCATGCATCCGCACTAACATAACACttgcagcaacagcagcattTACGAATAAAGGGGGATCA belongs to Purpureocillium takamizusanense chromosome 1, complete sequence and includes:
- a CDS encoding uncharacterized protein (EggNog:ENOG503P23B~COG:S), whose product is MADSRRVLLISYPRSASNLLVRMLGLDDQPDVSRNQSRGYHLKEMALLSLEGNLWDKPLGQWGDNEQRLRQAALDGFDALEKTRAAGDSQGKITFIKEHATFLTDPNVISDFIFGQANAKGKRWRIDETGSENMKAPDGYSPLNDTMFSDAYLRQWTLAFIVRHPALAFPSLYRIRLNDMPDNEFPKGAANHLLVYMTIRWSRRLYDLATELNERNRNGAASENGISSRPLVLDADDVIANPQVVETFAALLGLDPDRVRSSWAPITQEQKERLSARGQIMLSTLNASNGIIPDKSAASISITAEAKKWVEEFGLARAQQLEKWVRDAMPDYEYLKERRLRL
- a CDS encoding uncharacterized protein (TransMembrane:8 (o12-28i40-63o75-96i108-136o156-174i181-198o247-265i272-289o)~COG:S~EggNog:ENOG503NXW5) yields the protein MAVDLMLRGARVLFAALRLLALAVVTRLNRRFLHGIVTRFACRSFVFSVAAVSTLSAKAVHIYAHHTALNATDLLFWGFSFFTQDTTFLLLVRLLLDEKLAANRRWLRVLGVTLATILATVTYSLASANISFFAVAGSEVHWRNIGFVGDKSSRKVLLSGLASSILVGVALIALSWIVQDYLFAAASLAQTLVAWPFTRLLSLIRRFLPTGPKYTYLQHRDDDDDQDLELKGELDHEGDALPSSSRWPKIALGAVIIVQVLSSIIRPGESSLVFLSWTMILLPWVDYAHSSPSLAGLLPFYGNGINRHWDDRTALTKPPPFSWLPKEGPVAGFEDWYSPNSEHYSAAKDPLKISNLEDSLLPQLRGQLAGINIRHVLLLKLESTRKDVFPIKKNGFIWNKFANTFPDKKLSKKAEERLATLTKTANFLTGDYNDGFEHKEKKRRGGISFNNAYTTATYTLKSMTGTLCGITPLVADFNVEYQNHIYQPCLPQILDVFNTLEGANSTSDFTSLKWRSSMIQSITDTYDKQHEQMPFLGYKPENFVYKEYLQSKDAKFGAVKLPEINYYGMAEIAVEDYMRDAFVMAREKNERVFLSHFTSTTHHPFAIPEEEEYVELSNDGLGDLSHYVNSVGYVDRWLNRIMGILDEQHVANETLVILVGDHGISVAENNGVTPYFNPNIGNFHVPLVISHPDLPHIDIDDAVESLQILPTILDVLLETGSLSHAQTKAAEDLIRNYEGQSLIRPLRKVSDEQSGSHGYWQFTVMNPGRAMLAVRDARDSNRRLVVPVVENVEWRYTDLGPDPHEENPTVAFDFFSCLQKIKEKHGIESAKWAEEAAFMARWWVEENRKRYRYDSAYIQNN
- a CDS encoding Alpha-amylase (CAZy:GH13~EggNog:ENOG503NV4Y~COG:G): MTMMQGFEWYVPADQKHWKRLAEQIPQLKAWGIDNIWIPPGCKASSKDGNGYDIYDLYDIGEFDQKGSVGTKWGTKAELETLCRTANDNGVGIYWDAVLNHRFAADHREKCEAVEVDPDDRTKVVSDPYEIDAWVGYDFPGRGDTYSKQKYHWYHFSGVDYNAANKKSAIYKILGEKSDGQWAETPDVDDEKGNYDYLMGSDLDYDHPEVEADVLAWGKWLADTLPLKGMRFDAIKHFSAEFLEKFVKQMDEKYGKGWFFVGEFWKDSLEDMHSYLDRMDKKFSLFDAPLVHNFSAISQADGADIRQVFDNTLVQSSPVNAVTLVMNHDTQPYQALEAPIADWFKPIAYSLILLRGEGYPCVWYGDVYGIKGEHEFPPSCGGMLPHLMLARKLYAYGKQADYFDYATCLGWVRYGTHDRPAGMAVVLSNAGPGAKRMHVGEMHAGEKWTDVLGWADGEVVIGEDGFGDFTCGQCSASVWVRCNAAGRDRFNETKFNSSIYE